A single window of Fervidicoccus fontis Kam940 DNA harbors:
- a CDS encoding 60S ribosomal export protein NMD3, producing the protein MRKICPICGREESKNLPFVGGICVECYLNKNPLEIKAITLNKCKICGKIRYKNDWIFANENFYSEIFAKEVEKNNKKKFIQFGLDLKAVPYKEKVLVTVQNEIGKYETYLDPIIDYKFTICPQCLARKAGSYDSVIQIRGTNKLDFEDKKIIMNLIEKLPYDLKQHIVTITENKDWIDVEIVGHEKARLIASFLSEKLGGETKQTFKLISTKKGERNSRLTISLRIDKRREVGEIVEHQGSPAVIIERTSRFLKLFKLKERKEIKLDLKEIRKNVKTFEGEIKSVTVQAVLPDRVIVIDDSYNVDNISFQNVYGEPSKGEKGRIVFTENDLFLVIP; encoded by the coding sequence ATGAGAAAAATATGCCCTATATGTGGCAGAGAGGAATCTAAAAATCTCCCCTTTGTTGGAGGAATATGTGTTGAATGCTATTTGAATAAAAATCCTTTAGAAATAAAGGCTATTACATTAAATAAATGTAAGATATGCGGAAAAATTCGGTATAAAAACGATTGGATTTTCGCCAATGAAAACTTTTATTCCGAAATTTTTGCTAAGGAAGTAGAAAAAAACAATAAGAAAAAGTTTATTCAGTTTGGACTAGATCTTAAAGCAGTACCATATAAAGAGAAAGTTTTAGTTACAGTACAGAATGAAATAGGAAAATATGAAACTTATTTGGATCCTATCATAGATTATAAATTTACGATATGCCCTCAGTGTTTGGCAAGAAAAGCTGGAAGCTATGATTCAGTTATACAAATAAGGGGAACTAATAAGTTAGACTTTGAAGATAAAAAAATTATAATGAATTTAATCGAAAAATTGCCTTACGATCTTAAACAGCATATAGTTACAATAACTGAAAATAAAGATTGGATAGATGTTGAAATCGTCGGACATGAAAAGGCCAGACTTATAGCTTCATTTTTATCAGAGAAGCTTGGAGGAGAAACAAAGCAGACTTTTAAGCTTATTTCTACGAAAAAAGGCGAAAGAAATTCCAGGCTTACAATTTCGCTGAGAATAGACAAAAGAAGAGAAGTTGGCGAAATTGTAGAGCATCAAGGGTCACCTGCAGTAATTATTGAAAGAACAAGCAGGTTCTTAAAGCTATTTAAGCTGAAGGAAAGAAAGGAAATAAAACTTGACCTAAAAGAGATAAGGAAAAACGTGAAAACCTTTGAAGGGGAAATAAAGAGCGTAACTGTCCAAGCAGTTCTTCCAGACAGAGTTATAGTTATAGATGATAGCTACAACGTTGACAACATATCATTCCAAAATGTATATGGTGAGCCAAGTAAAGGAGAGAAAGGAAGAATTGTGTTTACTGAAAATGATTTGTTTTTAGTTATTCCATAA